Proteins encoded by one window of Candidatus Nitrosocosmicus hydrocola:
- a CDS encoding zf-TFIIB domain-containing protein, which translates to MSLRCPNCTTEMMLSNKNGVEIDHCPRCRGVWLDRGELEKITSMQNRYDDDHYQKYHHGKDYHDDDDYYHRRKHKKKSFFGDMFDFD; encoded by the coding sequence ATGAGCTTAAGATGTCCGAATTGTACGACTGAGATGATGTTAAGTAACAAAAATGGTGTCGAGATTGACCATTGTCCTAGATGCCGGGGAGTTTGGCTTGATAGGGGTGAACTGGAAAAAATTACTAGTATGCAAAATAGATATGACGATGATCACTACCAGAAATACCATCACGGTAAAGATTATCATGATGATGATGATTATTATCACAGGAGAAAACATAAGAAGAAGAGTTTCTTTGGAGATATGTTTGACTTTGACTAA
- a CDS encoding hemerythrin domain-containing protein: MKSTQDLKNDHVILRRIKDIAFRCSELLYDKKCVPIEDIEIISVLIEEFVDLFHHGKEEKAYFPETKENKLLAEDVRKFLIEHEFGRRIAIMLKVAISNLKKSDFKTRNKNDDKKNLTEPVARFLRTYAIFIEDHTGKEDLFFDKIEEHDIISEEEDKLLGRLYETCKNHMGGQERVGQLKRLIEYLEGCEWMKKS, from the coding sequence TTGAAATCCACTCAAGATCTGAAAAATGATCATGTAATTTTAAGAAGAATTAAAGATATTGCTTTTAGGTGTTCTGAATTGTTGTATGATAAGAAATGTGTTCCGATCGAGGACATAGAAATTATCTCAGTATTAATTGAAGAATTTGTGGATCTCTTTCATCATGGTAAAGAAGAAAAGGCCTACTTCCCCGAAACAAAGGAAAATAAGTTATTGGCAGAAGATGTCAGGAAATTTCTCATTGAGCATGAATTCGGCAGAAGAATTGCAATAATGTTAAAGGTGGCTATATCCAACTTGAAAAAATCCGATTTCAAAACAAGAAATAAGAATGATGACAAGAAAAATTTAACCGAACCAGTTGCGAGGTTTTTAAGGACATATGCTATTTTCATTGAGGACCATACTGGCAAAGAAGATCTCTTTTTTGACAAGATTGAAGAACATGACATAATATCAGAAGAGGAAGATAAACTTCTAGGTAGACTATATGAAACATGTAAAAACCACATGGGAGGGCAAGAAAGAGTAGGTCAGCTAAAAAGACTAATAGAGTATCTTGAAGGGTGCGAATGGATGAAAAAGTCCTAA
- a CDS encoding SDR family oxidoreductase, which yields MDYDFKDQTILVTGGTGALGSKVSELFLKYSPKAIVITYKSESEKVKSEKGLRDVIDVHDTNNSGTIIEFIQANLLDEDEVQGLVENIIKKFGQIHVLTNIVGGYFGGKLVDEITLGEWDRMMDMNLKSAFLISKHVLKFMKTNQFGKIVHVSSVAGDKATGRDSAYAASKAGLIRLVDSIKEEVKESKININCILPTIIDTDSNRLAMPAANFSNWVKPEDLARLIVFLSSEDSKAINGDAIKTSGYA from the coding sequence ATGGACTATGACTTCAAAGATCAAACTATTTTGGTTACTGGTGGGACTGGAGCACTAGGATCTAAAGTATCCGAACTTTTTCTTAAGTATTCACCTAAAGCAATTGTGATTACATACAAATCTGAAAGTGAGAAAGTCAAATCAGAAAAAGGGCTCAGGGACGTAATTGACGTTCATGACACGAACAATAGTGGAACCATAATAGAATTCATACAAGCGAACTTATTGGATGAAGATGAAGTTCAAGGCCTTGTAGAAAATATAATTAAGAAATTTGGCCAGATTCACGTTCTCACAAATATCGTAGGAGGCTATTTTGGTGGAAAATTAGTAGATGAAATAACACTAGGAGAATGGGATAGAATGATGGATATGAACTTGAAATCAGCTTTCCTAATTAGTAAACATGTCCTCAAATTCATGAAAACAAATCAATTTGGAAAAATAGTTCATGTGTCTTCTGTAGCTGGTGACAAGGCAACCGGCAGGGATTCTGCATATGCCGCATCGAAGGCAGGATTGATTAGATTAGTTGATTCGATTAAGGAAGAAGTAAAAGAATCCAAAATCAATATTAATTGTATTTTACCGACCATAATCGATACTGATTCGAACCGACTAGCCATGCCAGCAGCTAATTTTTCTAATTGGGTAAAACCGGAAGATTTGGCAAGATTGATAGTTTTTCTATCTTCAGAAGATTCAAAGGCAATCAACGGTGATGCAATTAAAACTTCAGGTTATGCATAA
- a CDS encoding DUF2299 family protein has protein sequence MTDSNKEHVYRTLLQWLKDYSYTIKEDESKKNTLEYYAKVFPPNEEVKFFEIVSDEDFKDGFLLRMSVAFTPKDRSDFEHLKEEAQNNLFIRMHKILSPIRLLCKIENSVISVEKFLFIDVDSIMCKQYFWDSVIEMSNAMYLIELTFFEFIDDLFPKRDR, from the coding sequence ATGACCGATAGTAACAAGGAGCATGTTTATAGGACTCTATTACAGTGGTTAAAAGATTATAGTTATACCATCAAGGAAGACGAGAGTAAAAAAAATACACTTGAGTACTATGCAAAGGTCTTTCCACCTAATGAGGAAGTTAAATTCTTTGAAATTGTATCTGATGAAGACTTTAAAGACGGTTTCTTACTACGCATGAGCGTTGCATTTACTCCAAAGGATAGAAGTGATTTTGAACATTTGAAAGAAGAGGCACAAAATAACTTATTTATCCGAATGCACAAGATTCTATCTCCAATTCGATTACTCTGCAAGATTGAAAATTCTGTCATAAGCGTCGAAAAATTTCTCTTTATCGATGTAGATTCAATTATGTGCAAACAATATTTTTGGGATAGTGTTATTGAAATGTCTAATGCTATGTATCTAATAGAATTGACCTTTTTTGAATTTATTGATGATTTATTTCCAAAGAGGGATAGGTAG
- a CDS encoding DMT family transporter, translating to MNMNNQTKLWLILVSLWVINGSSFLAIKVAIDTIPPLLSAGLRFSIAGAVLFTLYFIQYYRKKSSSGLELDQQSNSRANGNLAFAQGKTQRESITLSQWKDSLILGVTLFLGGQGLLTWGAQYLSSGMTGLLNSTIPLWVAILGYVMYRWLKKGNIGQNLSKMTIIGLGCGFGGLMLLVAPSIGSGQMDPIGAVALIISSISWAIGSIYSTKAQLPVSILASSGMIMITGGLMLTGVSFLFSEYKSLDLMQISFQSLIAQIYLIIIITIVGFTDFYYLLRVTSASLANTFAYVSPVIAVVLGWAILKENLTIMTIIAMVVILFGVALMVTKKKNKKRNSSKPQIKNDKKNNM from the coding sequence ATGAATATGAATAATCAAACTAAACTATGGTTAATACTTGTTTCACTCTGGGTCATAAATGGGTCTAGTTTTTTGGCCATAAAGGTGGCTATCGATACAATTCCACCACTATTAAGTGCAGGATTGCGCTTTAGCATCGCTGGGGCAGTGCTGTTTACCTTATATTTTATTCAATACTATCGAAAAAAATCCAGTTCTGGCTTAGAACTTGATCAGCAGTCAAATTCTAGAGCAAACGGAAATTTAGCATTTGCTCAAGGCAAGACTCAAAGAGAGTCTATCACGCTAAGTCAGTGGAAGGATAGTTTAATCCTAGGTGTTACTTTGTTTTTAGGGGGTCAAGGTTTGCTAACTTGGGGTGCACAATACCTCTCGTCGGGAATGACAGGTCTACTAAACTCAACAATTCCACTATGGGTAGCTATTTTGGGTTATGTAATGTATAGGTGGCTCAAAAAAGGAAATATCGGACAGAATTTATCTAAAATGACCATAATTGGTCTAGGATGTGGATTTGGTGGACTAATGCTTCTTGTTGCGCCGTCAATTGGTTCGGGGCAAATGGACCCTATAGGAGCGGTGGCGTTGATTATTAGTTCCATATCATGGGCAATCGGTTCAATATATTCTACCAAGGCACAGCTTCCCGTAAGCATATTGGCATCATCTGGGATGATAATGATTACTGGAGGTTTAATGCTTACTGGGGTCAGTTTCTTGTTTTCAGAGTACAAATCTTTAGATTTAATGCAAATTTCATTTCAGTCTTTGATTGCTCAAATATATTTAATCATCATAATCACGATTGTTGGTTTTACGGATTTTTATTACTTGTTAAGAGTAACTTCGGCATCATTAGCTAATACCTTTGCATATGTTAGTCCGGTCATAGCTGTCGTACTCGGATGGGCAATCTTGAAAGAAAATTTGACAATTATGACAATAATAGCGATGGTTGTGATTTTGTTTGGAGTAGCCCTAATGGTAACTAAGAAAAAGAATAAGAAAAGGAATTCTTCAAAACCACAGATTAAAAATGACAAAAAGAACAATATGTAG
- a CDS encoding sensor histidine kinase: MGINGNNLISELINNNKDNVMPFVSGVLIIIIVIIDLLMTRQLLNYDSVSGNIMFICTIIIGYAIGSFILLRFAHKVSKDLRKKSRVSYIMHWSVVAVQGMLLVLLIIMLLFGNPGYNLSRFVFAVSSVLATAIMIIITYKFFSWYKASKYKNPIVFFYALAALTLACSIIEDASTKLLMVHIIYENEPQVPPIMNSSFQYKDSEKYEGQIVFVDPHSNGTAYFVIPNHLLEIYNYLNSIILPIGFIFRWIASTMLLRNIYSKISNMPISLWIVLSLPLILYLIGKMPGFLSGESLEGIDEVYRYFFRILFRVGTIAGNILFGLAFFIVAKKMRASKMREYLVLAGIGDTIVGISLSTSAIEPSFGVAGHSLVLISTYLFTLGLYSSAITVSQDLKLRQSIRDSAIEQSKLLVGIGSAQMVQEIEKKVTEVVEKEKKVMGQKSGIQPSFSDQEAKRYLSSVLKDIKIIQNVEDIVMKSRNILMNSREFVLCTKVSGLELAYNNYFEVYKRICRYQDALSHGGIKIATSIMDSNDIQMVNRFLALGIEIRHVRNLPPINFAASEKEMIATIEKSEGGQIIQNLLTTNEKAYLEHFKSIFDELWKNGIDAQSRIKDIELGIDKEGIEIIQNPEIFEKVLNDLLRSASDDIVGIFSTARAFIRQKHSLSTLLLNDNFKSSNLKIRILVPEDQVVFQTINEIEEKGLSEKVKIRLIEPSMQTRASIVVIDRKHSLAVEVKDDTKTTTKEAIGLVTYSNSKSTVLTYYSIFESFWRQAELYKQLQSNDKMQKEFINTAAHELRTPIQPIIGAMDILKFSAKEEREKGLVEIVDRNAKRLKKLAEDILDVTRIEGYSMNLKKDEFRINEIVTENVENYKLTLSNKNIIFNVELMGDPLIQADRNGISRVLSNLVSNSIKFLPEDGGRIDISSELLVTLIKGDPINVIQITVRDNGSGIDSEVFAKLFTKFNTKSFHGIGLGLFISKNIVEAHNGCIWVINNSNGQGATFAFYLPITFSNTPS; this comes from the coding sequence TTGGGAATCAATGGAAATAACCTAATTAGTGAGTTAATTAATAATAACAAAGATAATGTTATGCCATTTGTTTCTGGTGTATTAATCATAATTATCGTGATAATCGATTTGCTAATGACCCGTCAACTTCTAAATTACGACTCAGTCTCCGGGAACATCATGTTCATTTGTACGATCATCATTGGGTATGCAATAGGTTCCTTTATTCTCCTAAGATTCGCGCATAAAGTGAGTAAGGATTTGAGAAAAAAATCCCGTGTAAGTTACATAATGCATTGGTCAGTTGTCGCTGTTCAAGGGATGCTTCTAGTATTATTAATTATAATGTTACTTTTTGGTAATCCAGGATATAACTTATCTCGGTTTGTCTTTGCGGTAAGTTCAGTGTTGGCCACGGCCATTATGATCATTATTACATACAAATTCTTTTCTTGGTACAAAGCAAGTAAATACAAGAATCCTATTGTATTCTTTTATGCTTTAGCAGCATTAACTTTAGCATGTTCCATAATAGAAGATGCAAGTACAAAGCTATTGATGGTTCATATCATTTATGAAAATGAACCTCAGGTTCCCCCTATAATGAATTCTTCCTTTCAATATAAAGATTCAGAAAAATATGAGGGTCAGATTGTTTTTGTCGATCCCCACAGTAACGGAACGGCGTATTTTGTAATTCCAAATCACCTATTAGAGATTTATAATTATCTAAACTCCATAATTTTACCGATTGGATTCATATTTAGATGGATAGCATCAACAATGTTACTAAGAAACATTTATAGTAAGATTAGTAACATGCCTATATCCCTATGGATTGTACTGTCGCTCCCATTGATACTTTACTTGATCGGTAAAATGCCTGGTTTCTTATCAGGTGAAAGCCTTGAAGGCATAGATGAAGTATATAGATATTTTTTTAGGATATTGTTTAGAGTTGGAACAATTGCAGGTAATATATTATTCGGCTTAGCGTTCTTTATAGTAGCAAAGAAAATGAGAGCCTCTAAGATGAGGGAGTATCTAGTATTGGCTGGAATAGGAGATACGATTGTAGGGATATCACTTTCAACTTCAGCAATTGAGCCCTCGTTTGGGGTGGCTGGCCACTCTTTGGTTCTGATTTCCACATATCTATTTACACTTGGATTGTATTCATCAGCTATTACTGTTTCGCAAGATCTAAAATTGCGACAATCGATTCGGGACTCTGCTATTGAACAATCTAAATTATTGGTAGGTATTGGTTCAGCACAAATGGTTCAAGAGATTGAGAAAAAGGTAACAGAAGTGGTGGAAAAGGAAAAAAAAGTGATGGGACAAAAATCTGGGATACAACCTTCTTTTTCAGACCAAGAAGCAAAGCGATACTTATCATCAGTCCTAAAAGATATTAAGATAATCCAAAATGTGGAGGACATTGTCATGAAGAGTCGAAACATATTAATGAATTCCAGAGAATTCGTTTTGTGTACAAAGGTTTCAGGATTAGAATTAGCTTACAATAATTATTTTGAAGTATACAAGAGGATCTGTAGATATCAAGATGCGTTATCTCATGGTGGGATAAAGATTGCCACATCAATTATGGATAGTAACGATATTCAAATGGTAAATAGATTTTTGGCATTAGGTATTGAAATAAGACATGTAAGAAATTTACCTCCTATTAACTTTGCAGCATCTGAAAAAGAAATGATTGCTACTATTGAAAAGTCAGAAGGTGGTCAGATTATCCAAAATTTGTTGACGACAAATGAGAAGGCTTATCTGGAACATTTCAAGTCCATATTCGATGAACTTTGGAAAAATGGGATTGATGCTCAGAGCAGAATCAAGGATATTGAACTTGGGATAGACAAAGAAGGAATAGAAATTATACAAAACCCAGAAATTTTTGAAAAAGTGTTAAACGATCTGTTGAGGTCAGCCTCTGATGATATAGTTGGTATCTTTTCGACTGCCAGAGCGTTTATTCGTCAAAAACACTCGCTTTCTACATTGCTATTAAATGACAATTTTAAATCATCAAACCTCAAAATAAGAATCCTAGTCCCAGAGGACCAAGTAGTGTTTCAAACTATCAATGAAATTGAAGAAAAGGGTCTCTCAGAAAAAGTAAAAATCAGGCTAATAGAACCTAGTATGCAAACCAGAGCATCCATTGTGGTAATAGATAGAAAACATTCTCTTGCAGTGGAGGTAAAAGATGATACAAAGACAACCACCAAAGAAGCAATTGGATTGGTCACTTATTCTAATAGCAAGTCAACAGTCCTTACTTACTATTCAATATTTGAAAGTTTTTGGAGACAAGCTGAATTGTATAAACAACTCCAGTCAAATGACAAAATGCAAAAAGAATTTATCAATACTGCAGCACATGAACTTAGGACTCCGATCCAACCTATCATCGGTGCAATGGATATCTTGAAATTTTCAGCAAAGGAGGAAAGAGAAAAGGGCTTGGTAGAAATAGTTGATCGAAATGCCAAAAGATTAAAAAAACTTGCTGAGGATATCTTGGATGTCACAAGAATTGAAGGATACTCAATGAATTTGAAGAAAGACGAATTTAGAATTAATGAAATCGTTACTGAAAATGTGGAAAATTATAAATTAACTTTGAGCAATAAAAACATAATTTTCAACGTTGAATTAATGGGCGACCCCCTCATTCAGGCTGATAGAAATGGAATTAGCCGAGTACTTTCCAATCTCGTCAGTAACTCGATTAAGTTCTTGCCCGAAGATGGCGGAAGAATAGACATTTCCTCAGAACTTTTAGTCACATTGATAAAAGGAGATCCAATTAATGTGATACAAATTACCGTAAGAGATAACGGGAGTGGGATTGATAGCGAAGTATTTGCTAAATTATTTACAAAATTTAATACTAAATCTTTCCATGGTATCGGATTGGGTTTGTTTATTTCAAAAAATATTGTTGAGGCACACAATGGATGCATATGGGTTATAAATAATTCAAATGGTCAAGGGGCAACATTTGCTTTTTATTTACCGATAACCTTTAGCAATACTCCGAGCTAG
- a CDS encoding VOC family protein has translation MVHKREVPLGYHSVNPYIVIVNANEFILFLQSVFGAIKIKEVKGSKGEYYAEAKIGDTCIMIEEDKNANYQKGTYLWVYVNDVKSIYEQALIAGCKSLESPTCKYGADFVAKICDPFGIIWLISSYNSN, from the coding sequence ATGGTCCATAAAAGGGAAGTACCTCTAGGATATCATTCTGTCAACCCTTATATAGTAATAGTAAATGCCAATGAATTCATATTGTTCCTGCAATCAGTATTTGGTGCGATTAAAATTAAGGAGGTAAAAGGTAGCAAAGGAGAATATTATGCTGAAGCTAAAATAGGGGACACTTGTATTATGATAGAAGAGGATAAAAATGCAAATTATCAAAAAGGAACGTATTTATGGGTTTACGTAAATGATGTCAAGTCCATTTACGAACAAGCATTAATTGCTGGTTGCAAATCCCTCGAATCTCCTACGTGTAAATATGGAGCTGATTTTGTTGCCAAAATATGTGACCCATTTGGCATTATTTGGTTGATCTCTTCATACAATTCGAATTGA
- a CDS encoding tetratricopeptide repeat protein, with protein MIEEFRAQNYWYDRGVEHYIKMQYAAAIRCFSRSLEDCKNNGFDAWYMKGNSFYQLQEYDEAVHCFDKSISYTPSS; from the coding sequence ATGATAGAGGAGTTTCGGGCTCAAAATTACTGGTATGATAGAGGAGTTGAGCACTACATAAAAATGCAATATGCTGCGGCTATAAGATGCTTTAGCAGATCACTTGAGGATTGCAAAAACAATGGATTTGATGCTTGGTATATGAAAGGAAATTCCTTTTATCAACTTCAAGAATATGACGAGGCTGTCCACTGTTTTGATAAATCAATTTCTTATACTCCATCAAGCTAA
- a CDS encoding patatin-like phospholipase family protein, with amino-acid sequence MIKETKGIEKVLILQGGGSLGAFGCGAFKSIKKWGINLDIIAGTSIGGINAAIIAGTKDINDASKKLEEFWVELSEGFVPLSPSGQYNDLGSFNRFFENLLYPPSKNSAFPNYCELRREQEIKGNQISSFLSSATLGNNKFFVPRWMQPANLFDPSKMLPSKWTYLYDHRPLIKTLEKYVDYDRLNPSNSNSPRLILTAVDVLNSQALTFDSNTQQIEPKHILATSAYPLYNFPWIEVEKGVYAWDGGLLSNTPLREVLDASPILDKIIFLVENYPKKIDKLPSNLGEVYHRARDIIFSDKTEHNVKMAATITRYLDFIEDLYQIVKQNKDKLGLDEKLVNRIDRKYKNYRLDHGAEIKEMFYISRDEEFPHIYENADFSPKTIKNSIKEGEAKADKVICEHERPY; translated from the coding sequence GTGATTAAAGAAACGAAAGGAATTGAAAAAGTACTCATACTTCAAGGTGGGGGTTCATTAGGGGCTTTTGGCTGCGGCGCATTCAAATCAATTAAGAAGTGGGGAATCAACCTCGATATAATAGCCGGTACATCAATTGGCGGAATAAATGCCGCTATAATTGCAGGAACTAAAGATATAAACGATGCATCCAAAAAGTTAGAGGAATTTTGGGTTGAACTTTCGGAAGGATTTGTGCCATTATCCCCCTCAGGTCAGTATAATGACCTTGGTTCCTTCAATAGGTTTTTTGAGAATCTGTTATATCCTCCTTCCAAAAATAGCGCATTTCCTAACTACTGTGAGTTGAGGAGAGAACAAGAGATAAAAGGAAATCAGATCTCATCGTTCCTTAGCTCTGCGACATTAGGTAACAACAAATTCTTTGTACCACGGTGGATGCAACCTGCGAATTTGTTTGATCCTAGCAAAATGCTGCCTTCGAAATGGACTTATTTGTACGATCACAGGCCTTTAATAAAAACACTTGAAAAGTACGTAGACTATGATAGATTGAATCCTAGTAATTCCAATAGTCCTCGTTTAATCTTAACAGCAGTAGACGTTTTGAATTCTCAAGCACTCACGTTTGATAGTAACACCCAACAAATCGAGCCAAAACATATTCTTGCTACTTCTGCGTATCCATTATATAATTTTCCTTGGATAGAAGTAGAGAAAGGGGTGTATGCGTGGGATGGGGGGCTATTAAGCAACACACCTTTGCGCGAAGTTTTAGACGCATCACCAATTCTAGACAAAATAATATTTTTGGTAGAAAATTATCCAAAAAAAATTGACAAGTTACCCTCTAATTTGGGTGAAGTGTATCATAGAGCAAGAGATATCATATTTTCAGATAAAACAGAACACAATGTAAAGATGGCTGCTACCATTACAAGGTATCTTGATTTCATAGAAGATCTCTACCAAATAGTGAAGCAAAACAAAGACAAGTTGGGATTGGATGAAAAATTAGTAAACAGAATTGACCGGAAATATAAGAATTATCGGTTAGATCATGGCGCTGAGATTAAAGAAATGTTTTACATATCGAGGGATGAAGAATTTCCCCATATTTATGAGAATGCTGATTTTTCTCCTAAAACGATAAAGAATTCTATTAAGGAAGGGGAAGCAAAGGCCGACAAGGTAATATGCGAACATGAACGTCCTTATTGA
- a CDS encoding cache domain-containing protein, translating into MSSSKIISSLLIIATFVAIIHASSTYSTELYTQGFGNRIETSNLEANPNPDKVLALNIFADVVRDRINSIINILEFSSNNQVLSTLPYLSNVSETNHGIPAHLDYGKRLAIDNILKIIPDIASIYFVLPDGNIYLGEPFAHQEQLPRLNFADREWYIGVTETNSTYVSSIFLSASINAPAIAVAVPVLPGNHSDNILLTSEETPLGYLVGIVNLESVKEAIKKIDTNAIGRFLVIDRNGTELVNPFDSSTNNTLDKYDYFDLLDDDLIQLGFPSNQTFVYDQNNTSVYYKPITFEGGKLIAVLETDN; encoded by the coding sequence TTGAGCTCTTCAAAAATCATTTCTTCACTTCTTATAATTGCCACTTTCGTTGCAATCATACACGCTTCAAGTACATATTCGACAGAACTATATACCCAAGGTTTTGGAAACAGAATTGAAACAAGTAATTTAGAAGCTAATCCTAATCCAGACAAAGTATTAGCTCTAAATATTTTTGCAGATGTGGTTCGGGATAGGATTAATAGTATTATAAATATTTTAGAATTCTCAAGCAATAATCAAGTTTTATCAACACTACCATACTTATCTAATGTGAGCGAAACTAATCATGGGATACCGGCTCACTTAGACTATGGCAAAAGACTCGCAATCGATAATATCTTGAAAATCATTCCAGACATAGCCAGTATTTATTTTGTCCTCCCTGATGGAAATATTTACTTAGGTGAGCCATTTGCTCATCAAGAACAACTACCAAGATTAAATTTCGCTGACAGAGAATGGTACATTGGCGTCACGGAAACAAATAGTACATATGTTAGTTCAATTTTCTTATCTGCTTCTATTAATGCACCCGCCATCGCCGTAGCAGTACCGGTCTTACCTGGAAATCATAGTGACAATATATTGTTAACTTCAGAGGAAACACCTCTGGGATATTTGGTAGGAATTGTAAACTTGGAATCTGTAAAAGAAGCAATTAAAAAAATCGACACTAATGCGATTGGACGTTTTCTGGTAATAGATCGGAACGGTACTGAATTGGTTAATCCATTTGACTCGTCTACAAACAATACTTTAGATAAGTATGATTATTTTGATCTGCTGGATGATGATTTGATTCAACTAGGTTTCCCATCTAATCAAACATTTGTATATGACCAAAATAATACCTCAGTCTATTACAAACCAATCACTTTTGAAGGAGGAAAATTAATAGCAGTATTAGAAACAGACAATTAG
- the mpgS gene encoding mannosyl-3-phosphoglycerate synthase produces the protein MKLDFPPRFSERIGAISLHAVQKIYELDSGKSPEFHGGHRTIRAFDHDELASIFRELAIVIPIKNERLRLIEGVLSGIPNECMVVIVSNSQISPVNRFSMEVEMIKQYSQFADKKIILIHQGDPELAKIFEEVNYTSILDSKKQIRDGKAEGMIIGILMAKMHNKKYVGFIDSDNYFPGAVNEYCKIYAVGFGMASTPYSNIRISWLYKPKIRNNILKFPKWGRTSEVTNKYLNALLSYITGFETDIIKTGNSGEHALSMSLAENLNYSSGYSIEPYEFINILEKFGGLLPTDSPDIVEKGVEIFQIETRNPHFHEEKGKDHLTEMLQASLLAISNSKVCNLELAKEIKEHLSRLETLYKKDKGSKIEAKKYVIMDPIKTIPIDKFADLVKKNAKTFNKI, from the coding sequence ATGAAGCTTGATTTCCCCCCTAGATTTTCTGAGAGGATAGGAGCTATTAGCCTACATGCTGTACAAAAAATTTACGAATTAGATTCTGGAAAATCCCCAGAGTTTCATGGAGGACATAGAACCATTAGGGCTTTTGATCACGATGAACTTGCTAGCATCTTTAGAGAGTTGGCAATTGTCATTCCCATTAAAAATGAGAGGCTAAGATTGATAGAAGGAGTTTTGAGCGGCATTCCTAATGAGTGCATGGTAGTTATAGTTTCTAACAGTCAGATTTCACCTGTTAATAGGTTTTCTATGGAAGTTGAGATGATAAAACAATATTCACAGTTTGCGGACAAAAAGATTATTTTGATTCACCAAGGAGATCCCGAGCTGGCCAAGATTTTTGAAGAGGTAAATTATACATCTATACTTGATTCAAAGAAGCAGATTAGAGATGGTAAGGCAGAAGGGATGATTATAGGAATTTTGATGGCAAAGATGCATAATAAAAAGTACGTTGGATTTATTGATAGTGATAATTATTTTCCTGGGGCCGTTAATGAATATTGTAAAATTTATGCGGTGGGATTTGGAATGGCATCTACTCCATATAGCAATATAAGAATCTCCTGGTTATACAAGCCTAAAATTAGAAACAATATATTGAAGTTCCCAAAGTGGGGTAGAACGAGTGAAGTGACAAACAAATATCTCAACGCCCTCTTGTCTTACATTACAGGGTTTGAAACTGACATCATAAAGACTGGTAATTCAGGCGAACATGCGCTTTCTATGTCTTTAGCTGAGAATTTGAATTATTCAAGTGGATACTCTATTGAACCATACGAATTTATCAACATATTGGAAAAATTTGGAGGCTTACTTCCGACCGATTCCCCCGACATAGTAGAAAAAGGTGTCGAAATCTTTCAAATAGAAACAAGAAATCCACATTTTCATGAAGAGAAGGGAAAAGATCACTTAACAGAGATGTTACAGGCGTCACTCTTAGCAATCAGCAATAGTAAGGTTTGCAACTTAGAATTGGCAAAAGAAATAAAAGAACACTTATCTAGATTGGAAACACTTTACAAAAAAGATAAGGGAAGTAAGATCGAAGCAAAAAAATATGTAATAATGGATCCTATAAAGACAATTCCTATCGATAAATTTGCTGATCTTGTAAAGAAGAATGCTAAAACATTTAACAAGATCTGA